One part of the Acidobacteriota bacterium genome encodes these proteins:
- the secA gene encoding preprotein translocase subunit SecA, with product MLDTVLAKVFGTQNQRDLKRVQPLVTRIGERESDVRACSDAELRSHTNTFREQIDQGATLDDLLIDAFAVVREAGRRVLAMRHFDVQLIGGIMLHRGKIAEMKTGEGKTLVATLAAYLNALDGGGVHVVTVNDYLARRDAEWMGRIYRFLGMTVGVVQHDLRDHQRREAYESDITYGTNNEFGFDYLRDNMKFDLSQFVQRGHRYAIVDEVDSILIDEARTPLIISGPAQQSTELYYEVDRIIPRLKPGAVTQGNVPAERREELEDTGDFLIDEKHKTVTLTESGMAICEKLLGHRLQPGGLYDPVNMPLLHHVNQALRAHSLYERDVDYMVKDGQVVIVDEFTGRLMPGRRWSDGLHQAVEAKEKVKIERENQTLATVTFQNYFRKYDKLAGMTGTAETEATEFAKIYELDVFSVPTNRPLIRIEEPDLIYRTSREKYDAIVEDVIATQEAGRPVLVGTVSIEKSERLSGLLKRRGVKHTVLNAKYHDKEAEIVAQAGREGTVTIATNMAGRGTDILLGGNPEHMARRQALAEEVAERLPAGEQKFVDDEEFAYFSHDGFYRVPRADWDRIFTHVRAETGSEHTGVVEAGGLHIIGTERHEARRIDNQLRGRAGRQGDPGSSRFYLSLEDDLMRIFGSDKIQGLMDRLGMEEGVPIEHGMVTKAIERAQKQVEGQHFSVRKHLLEYDDVMNKQRENVYALRRELLDNRIRLEDYEEPVSAHEYLLILAEGLIDEIIEDYCGPDTEPEEWDLPAVVQRVGDLFGLDEETRAAFDLSDKSPDEMRDLLWGAARTAYETKSENIDEAIMQRVERDVMLQVVDTQWKDHLYGLDHLKEGISLRGYGQRNPLVEYKRESFAMFQAMKERIDEETVRYLWRIRPVVREPDETDSGLQRPIPARPSTPLSFNDPGAAEPAFAAAGAAVSAGGPGGRGRPRPARVGGDDAPVVTVRRDSPKVGRNDPCPCGSGKKYKKCCGA from the coding sequence ATGCTGGACACCGTCCTTGCGAAGGTCTTCGGCACACAGAACCAGCGGGATCTCAAGCGCGTCCAGCCACTCGTTACCCGAATCGGCGAACGCGAATCCGACGTGCGGGCGTGCTCCGACGCCGAGTTGCGCTCCCACACCAACACGTTCCGCGAGCAGATCGACCAGGGGGCGACACTCGACGACCTTCTGATCGACGCTTTCGCGGTGGTGCGCGAGGCGGGTCGGCGCGTGCTGGCGATGCGCCATTTCGACGTGCAGTTGATCGGCGGCATCATGCTGCACCGCGGCAAGATCGCAGAGATGAAGACCGGCGAGGGTAAGACGCTGGTTGCCACGCTCGCCGCCTACCTCAACGCGCTCGACGGCGGCGGCGTCCATGTCGTCACCGTGAACGACTACCTCGCCCGGCGCGACGCGGAATGGATGGGACGGATCTACCGCTTCCTCGGCATGACCGTCGGCGTCGTTCAGCACGACCTGCGGGACCACCAGCGGCGCGAGGCCTACGAGTCGGACATCACGTACGGCACGAACAACGAGTTCGGGTTCGACTACCTACGGGACAACATGAAGTTCGACCTGTCCCAGTTTGTCCAGCGGGGGCACCGCTACGCGATCGTCGACGAAGTGGACAGCATCCTCATCGACGAGGCGCGCACCCCGCTGATCATCTCCGGGCCCGCCCAGCAATCAACGGAGCTCTACTACGAAGTTGATCGGATTATCCCGCGACTCAAGCCTGGCGCGGTCACCCAGGGCAACGTCCCGGCGGAGCGGCGGGAGGAACTCGAGGACACGGGCGACTTCCTGATCGACGAGAAACACAAGACGGTAACCCTGACCGAGAGCGGAATGGCCATCTGCGAAAAACTGCTGGGCCACCGCCTGCAACCTGGCGGTCTCTACGATCCGGTCAACATGCCGCTCTTGCATCACGTCAACCAGGCGCTCCGGGCCCACTCGCTGTACGAACGCGACGTCGACTACATGGTGAAGGACGGCCAAGTCGTGATCGTCGACGAATTCACCGGCCGGCTTATGCCGGGACGCCGCTGGAGCGACGGTCTGCATCAGGCGGTGGAAGCGAAGGAGAAGGTGAAGATCGAGCGGGAGAACCAGACGCTCGCCACCGTCACATTCCAGAACTACTTCCGCAAGTACGACAAGCTGGCCGGCATGACCGGCACGGCCGAGACCGAGGCGACCGAGTTCGCGAAGATCTATGAGCTGGACGTTTTCTCGGTCCCGACCAACCGACCCCTCATCCGGATCGAGGAACCAGATCTGATCTACCGGACGTCGCGGGAGAAATACGACGCGATCGTCGAGGACGTCATCGCCACGCAGGAGGCGGGACGCCCGGTACTGGTCGGGACCGTATCGATCGAGAAGTCGGAACGGCTTTCCGGCTTGTTGAAGCGTCGCGGCGTCAAGCACACGGTGCTCAACGCGAAGTACCACGACAAGGAGGCGGAGATCGTCGCGCAGGCGGGACGCGAGGGAACGGTGACGATCGCCACCAACATGGCGGGACGCGGCACGGACATTCTCCTTGGCGGCAACCCGGAACACATGGCGCGCCGCCAGGCGCTCGCGGAAGAGGTGGCCGAGAGGCTGCCCGCGGGCGAGCAGAAGTTCGTTGACGACGAAGAGTTCGCGTATTTCTCCCACGACGGCTTCTACCGCGTGCCCAGAGCCGACTGGGATCGGATCTTCACGCACGTCAGGGCGGAAACGGGCTCCGAACACACCGGCGTCGTCGAGGCGGGTGGACTGCACATCATTGGCACCGAGAGGCACGAGGCCCGGCGGATAGACAACCAGCTCCGGGGCCGCGCCGGACGACAGGGAGACCCCGGATCCTCCCGCTTCTACCTGTCGCTCGAGGACGACCTGATGCGCATCTTCGGCTCGGACAAGATCCAGGGACTGATGGATCGCCTCGGCATGGAGGAAGGCGTGCCGATCGAGCACGGCATGGTGACCAAGGCCATCGAGCGGGCGCAGAAGCAGGTGGAAGGCCAGCACTTCTCCGTGCGCAAGCACCTGCTCGAGTACGACGACGTGATGAACAAGCAGCGCGAGAACGTGTACGCGCTTCGGCGTGAGTTGCTCGACAACCGGATTCGACTGGAAGACTACGAAGAGCCCGTCAGCGCGCACGAGTACCTCCTGATACTCGCGGAGGGGTTGATCGACGAGATCATCGAAGACTACTGCGGCCCCGATACGGAGCCGGAAGAATGGGACCTGCCGGCCGTCGTGCAACGGGTCGGCGATCTCTTCGGCCTCGACGAGGAGACGCGCGCCGCGTTCGATCTCAGCGACAAGAGCCCGGACGAAATGCGCGATCTGCTCTGGGGCGCAGCACGGACGGCGTACGAAACAAAGTCCGAGAATATCGACGAAGCCATCATGCAGCGTGTGGAACGTGACGTCATGCTGCAGGTCGTGGACACGCAGTGGAAGGACCACCTGTACGGTCTCGACCACCTGAAGGAGGGGATCAGTCTCCGCGGCTATGGTCAGCGCAACCCGCTCGTGGAATACAAGCGGGAGAGCTTCGCGATGTTCCAGGCCATGAAGGAGCGGATTGACGAAGAGACCGTTCGCTACCTCTGGCGGATCCGGCCGGTCGTGCGCGAACCCGACGAAACCGACAGCGGCCTGCAGCGGCCGATACCGGCACGCCCGTCGACGCCTCTTTCGTTCAATGATCCCGGCGCGGCGGAACCGGCGTTCGCGGCCGCGGGCGCGGCCGTGAGCGCGGGTGGCCCCGGTGGGCGCGGCCGACCGCGCCCCGCACGGGTCGGTGGCGACGACGCGCCGGTGGTGACGGTGCGGCGCGACTCGCCGAAGGTGGGACGGAACGATCCGTGCCCCTGCGGCAGTGGAAAGAAGTACAAGAAGTGCTGCGGGGCATGA
- the guaB gene encoding IMP dehydrogenase encodes MALTFDDVLLKPRHSATLPSAVNLSTRLTRNIALSLPLVSAAMDTVTEAPMAIAMAQLGGIGIIHKNLDVARQASEVDRVKRSESGMIVNPITLSPRARIYQALELMKKYRISGVPITEDGRNEGRLVGILTNRDLRFLRDVELPIEEAMTRENLITVPVGTTLAQAEEILHRHRVEKLLVVDGNFNLRGLITVKDIQKAIKYPQASKDTLGRLRVGAAVGIGQDAIERAEALVAAHVDVLVLDSAHGHSQNVIDAAKRLRQAFPDLDLIAGNVATAEGTQALIDAGVDAVKVGIGSGSICTTRIIAGIGVPMVTAVLDCARVAAAANIPVIADGGIRYSGDITKALACGASTVMMGSLFAGTDEGPGELILYQGRSFKEYRGMGSIGAMRRGSRDRYFQEEFDLEVPTEERGEKLVPEGIEGRVPYKGTVATMVHQLVGGLRAGMGYCGAPTLEALQRDAEFIRITPAGVHESHVHDVVITKEAPNYQAKS; translated from the coding sequence ATGGCGCTGACGTTCGACGACGTGCTGTTGAAGCCGCGTCACTCCGCAACGCTACCCAGCGCCGTCAACCTCTCCACCCGACTGACACGCAACATCGCGCTCAGCCTGCCCCTCGTCAGCGCCGCAATGGACACCGTGACGGAGGCGCCGATGGCGATTGCCATGGCGCAACTCGGCGGCATCGGCATCATCCACAAGAACCTCGACGTTGCCCGGCAGGCGTCCGAGGTGGACCGCGTGAAGCGGTCGGAGAGCGGGATGATCGTCAACCCGATTACGCTTTCGCCCCGGGCGCGCATCTATCAGGCGCTCGAGTTGATGAAGAAATACCGGATCTCCGGCGTGCCAATTACCGAGGACGGCCGGAACGAAGGGCGCCTCGTCGGGATCCTCACAAACCGCGACCTCCGGTTCCTCCGCGACGTCGAGCTGCCGATCGAGGAGGCGATGACGCGTGAAAACCTCATTACCGTGCCGGTCGGTACAACACTCGCCCAAGCCGAGGAAATCCTGCATCGGCACCGCGTCGAAAAGCTGCTGGTCGTCGACGGCAACTTCAACCTGCGGGGGCTTATAACCGTCAAGGACATCCAGAAGGCGATCAAGTACCCGCAAGCCAGCAAGGACACGCTGGGCCGCCTGCGAGTGGGCGCGGCGGTAGGCATCGGGCAGGACGCCATCGAGCGGGCCGAGGCGCTGGTAGCCGCACATGTCGACGTCCTGGTGCTGGACAGCGCACATGGCCACTCGCAGAACGTGATCGACGCGGCCAAACGGCTCCGGCAAGCGTTTCCCGACCTCGACCTGATCGCCGGCAACGTCGCCACGGCCGAGGGAACGCAGGCCCTGATCGACGCGGGCGTGGATGCCGTCAAGGTGGGGATCGGCTCCGGATCCATCTGCACCACCCGCATCATCGCGGGCATCGGGGTTCCCATGGTGACCGCCGTACTCGACTGCGCGCGCGTGGCGGCTGCCGCGAACATCCCGGTAATCGCTGACGGCGGCATCCGCTACTCGGGTGACATCACGAAGGCGCTCGCCTGTGGAGCAAGCACCGTCATGATGGGGAGCCTGTTCGCCGGAACGGACGAGGGCCCCGGGGAACTGATTCTGTACCAGGGGCGCAGTTTCAAGGAATATCGGGGCATGGGCTCTATCGGCGCCATGCGCCGCGGCAGCCGGGACCGCTACTTCCAGGAGGAATTCGATCTCGAGGTCCCCACCGAGGAGCGCGGCGAAAAACTGGTGCCTGAAGGTATCGAGGGACGCGTTCCTTACAAGGGCACCGTCGCAACGATGGTGCACCAGCTGGTGGGCGGCCTCCGGGCCGGCATGGGCTACTGCGGTGCGCCGACGCTCGAGGCGCTGCAGCGCGACGCCGAGTTCATCCGGATCACACCGGCCGGCGTGCACGAGAGCCATGTCCACGACGTGGTGATCACGAAGGAAGCTCCCAACTACCAGGCCAAGAGCTAG
- the tsaE gene encoding tRNA (adenosine(37)-N6)-threonylcarbamoyltransferase complex ATPase subunit type 1 TsaE — MVIHESHSEDDTYRIARDFAASLDDGVPATVLLYGELGAGKTAFVRGLVEGAGGSPDDVSSPTFVLAQEYAGRRTVHHVDLYRLSTAETVAFEPHLLELAAGDVIVAVEWADRLAVAPAGAIQVRIDDGGGDDRTVRINTTGC, encoded by the coding sequence TTGGTGATTCACGAGAGCCATTCCGAGGACGACACGTACCGCATCGCGCGCGACTTCGCGGCATCACTCGACGACGGCGTTCCGGCGACGGTACTGCTCTACGGGGAGTTGGGGGCCGGCAAGACTGCGTTCGTTCGCGGCTTGGTAGAGGGTGCCGGCGGGTCGCCTGACGACGTGAGCAGCCCAACGTTCGTGCTGGCCCAGGAGTACGCGGGACGACGCACCGTCCACCATGTCGACCTGTACCGGTTGAGCACGGCAGAGACGGTGGCGTTCGAGCCGCACCTGCTTGAGTTGGCCGCCGGCGACGTCATCGTGGCGGTGGAGTGGGCAGACCGTCTGGCGGTGGCTCCGGCGGGTGCGATCCAGGTACGGATCGACGATGGCGGAGGTGACGACCGAACCGTGAGGATCAACACCACGGGCTGTTAA
- a CDS encoding NAD(P)H-hydrate dehydratase, which translates to MRVVTATQMREADRLTIDERGVPSLELMERAGREVVAAIDDRLSERLDGGPVTVLCGRGNNGGDGWVVARLLRERGLQDIAGVLLGRIEDIAGDAREMLERARSAGVSIAEVEEETAWGGSAARLPSSSLIVDALVGTGLNRPLAGTLARAVSDVNASGRPVVSIDVPSGLLEQAPRVEARKDGDGPVDVDARALSVRAALTVTLAAPKLALLLHPDEIGALKVADIGIPPDVVNALDGPRIDLMTGSELRLWMPRRRVDAHKGMFGRVAIVAGSRGKTGAARLAGLGALRAGAGLVTVATPASCQALVASIPEYMTHALPERDGTIGRKGLAELLAGKWDVIAAGPGLGTGKGTTKLVQALIDRESSVPLVLDADALNVCAETPRRLRGRRGSPLVITPHAGEMARLAGTSSGAVERNRLGIASAFAQEHEVTVVLKGARTVIASPDGTVRINATGNPGMATGGSGDVLTGAIAGWIGQMNDLAEAVALAVYLHGLAGDLAARDMGQTGLIAGDIAVRLGLATAMLERGEAVDAW; encoded by the coding sequence ATGCGTGTCGTGACAGCGACGCAGATGCGCGAGGCGGACCGGCTGACGATAGACGAACGGGGCGTGCCGTCGCTCGAGTTGATGGAGCGGGCGGGCCGCGAAGTCGTCGCGGCGATTGACGATCGGCTGTCGGAACGGCTGGACGGCGGGCCGGTGACCGTACTCTGCGGGCGGGGCAACAACGGCGGCGATGGCTGGGTCGTGGCGCGCCTCCTGCGGGAGCGCGGCCTGCAGGACATCGCGGGCGTCCTGCTCGGACGGATCGAGGACATCGCCGGCGACGCGCGCGAGATGCTCGAGCGGGCGCGAAGCGCCGGCGTGTCGATCGCGGAGGTGGAGGAGGAGACCGCCTGGGGCGGTTCGGCGGCGCGCCTTCCGTCATCGTCGCTCATCGTCGATGCCCTCGTGGGCACCGGTTTGAACCGGCCGCTCGCGGGTACGCTGGCGCGGGCCGTTTCGGATGTCAACGCGTCGGGGCGGCCGGTGGTGTCGATCGATGTCCCGTCGGGCCTGCTGGAGCAGGCGCCCAGGGTGGAGGCCCGCAAGGACGGAGATGGTCCGGTGGACGTGGACGCACGGGCGCTCTCTGTCCGGGCGGCGCTTACCGTCACGCTTGCCGCGCCGAAGCTCGCGTTGCTCCTCCACCCGGATGAAATCGGTGCGCTCAAGGTGGCCGACATCGGGATTCCGCCTGACGTCGTCAATGCCCTTGACGGCCCGCGGATTGACCTGATGACCGGATCCGAACTCCGGTTGTGGATGCCCAGACGCAGGGTTGACGCCCACAAGGGAATGTTCGGCCGTGTCGCGATAGTCGCGGGTTCACGCGGGAAGACCGGGGCGGCGCGGCTGGCTGGCCTTGGCGCCCTTCGGGCGGGCGCGGGCCTTGTAACAGTGGCGACGCCGGCGTCGTGTCAGGCGCTGGTCGCCTCCATCCCGGAGTACATGACGCACGCCCTGCCGGAGCGTGACGGCACGATTGGCCGAAAGGGCCTGGCCGAGCTGTTGGCCGGTAAATGGGACGTGATCGCCGCCGGCCCGGGACTCGGTACTGGCAAGGGAACGACGAAGTTGGTGCAGGCGCTGATCGATCGAGAGAGTTCGGTGCCGCTCGTGCTGGATGCGGACGCACTCAACGTCTGTGCCGAAACGCCAAGACGACTGCGCGGCCGCAGGGGCAGCCCACTAGTGATCACGCCCCATGCCGGCGAAATGGCGCGGCTGGCTGGCACCTCGAGCGGGGCGGTGGAACGGAATCGGCTTGGGATCGCCAGCGCGTTCGCGCAGGAACACGAAGTCACCGTCGTTCTGAAGGGAGCACGGACCGTGATTGCTTCCCCGGACGGCACCGTCCGGATCAATGCAACCGGCAACCCCGGGATGGCGACCGGCGGGAGTGGCGACGTGCTGACCGGAGCCATCGCGGGCTGGATCGGCCAGATGAACGACCTTGCCGAGGCCGTCGCACTCGCCGTTTACCTGCATGGCCTCGCGGGAGATCTGGCTGCGCGGGACATGGGGCAGACCGGCCTGATTGCGGGTGACATCGCGGTCCGGCTCGGTCTGGCGACGGCGATGCTCGAACGGGGGGAGGCGGTCGACGCTTGGTGA
- a CDS encoding branched-chain amino acid aminotransferase produces MEIAVNVNGRISEGREATVPALDYGYLFGDGVYETLRTYNRRPFLFDRHLARFRASAEQLALSMPLDATAWEARLAETMRALDHDGEVTIRLLLTRGLGDFTYNPAACPSPTAVIIVRPVAEVPSAHVRHGITIRISSVIRNHPRALSPRIKSNNLLNNILAMQEAIQHGAGEALLLNDRGELTECAQSNIFLVLDGTALTPPLGAGLLEGVTRNFLFEVGEAASVPVREQTLRPEHLANADELFVTSTTREVLGVTRVDETEYSQGRPGPITTKLAVEFRRLAHGTTPMPRPADRRR; encoded by the coding sequence ATGGAGATAGCGGTCAACGTCAACGGCCGGATCAGCGAGGGACGCGAGGCCACCGTGCCCGCGCTCGACTACGGCTACCTCTTCGGCGACGGCGTCTACGAGACGTTGCGAACGTACAATCGGCGTCCCTTTCTCTTCGACCGGCACCTCGCGAGGTTCAGGGCGTCGGCCGAGCAGCTCGCCTTGTCCATGCCGCTCGATGCCACGGCGTGGGAGGCGCGGCTCGCCGAGACGATGCGAGCCCTCGATCATGACGGAGAAGTCACGATCCGGCTGCTGCTGACCCGCGGCCTGGGAGACTTCACGTACAACCCGGCTGCATGCCCCTCCCCTACCGCCGTGATCATTGTCCGGCCCGTCGCCGAAGTGCCCTCGGCTCATGTCAGGCACGGGATCACGATCCGAATCTCGTCCGTTATCCGGAACCACCCGCGGGCTCTGAGTCCCCGAATCAAGTCGAACAACCTGTTGAACAACATCCTGGCGATGCAGGAAGCGATCCAGCACGGAGCCGGCGAGGCGCTGCTCCTCAATGACCGGGGCGAGCTGACGGAGTGCGCTCAGTCGAATATCTTCTTGGTGCTGGACGGGACGGCGCTGACGCCACCCCTGGGCGCCGGTCTCCTCGAAGGCGTCACGCGCAATTTCCTCTTCGAGGTCGGCGAAGCGGCCAGCGTACCGGTTCGAGAGCAGACGCTCCGGCCGGAACATCTCGCGAACGCCGACGAACTATTCGTTACGAGCACAACGCGCGAGGTGCTCGGCGTCACACGTGTCGACGAAACCGAATACAGCCAAGGCCGCCCCGGCCCGATCACGACGAAGCTCGCGGTCGAATTCCGGCGACTAGCCCACGGGACTACTCCCATGCCTCGACCGGCGGACAGGCGCAGATGA
- the gcvP gene encoding aminomethyl-transferring glycine dehydrogenase produces the protein MFAARHIGPRRSDLDAMLQAVGAPSLDALTDEVVPSTIRLDGPLDLPPAESEAAFLERMSRLAERNERWRSYIGLGYYGTVTPPVLLRNMLEQPGWYTPYTPYQAEVAQGRLEALLTFQTMVEDLTGMEVANASLLDEATAAAEAMAMLHRLQAQHRRRANRFLVSADCFPQTIAVIRGRAEPLGIRVELFDPDRLHQIDAPTAEGAPDGVFGILAQSPDASGRLRDLRPVTGWARDAGALVAVASDLLALTLLTPPGESGADVVVGSAQRFGVPVGGGGPHAAFFATQKRHARQMPGRLIGVSVDSRGRTAYRMALQTREQHIRRERATSNICTAQALLANVAGMYAVWHGPEGLRRIARRVHGLTRGLAGRLGSLGFSQRNDAFFDTLRIATSGSRTTSRVRAVAETARINLRYHGDGDVGISLDETVTEADVAAIVDCFARAAGSETNTAVAGVVGDEAPPDWPAALQRVTPFLTHPVFNSHHSELQMTRFLKQLERKDLGLDTSMIPLGSCTMKLNAAAEMLPVTWPAFGRVHPYAPASQAAGYQQIVDELQAMLCAITGFEAVSLQPNSGAQGEFAGLLAIRAYHQARGQSERNVVLIPASAHGTNPASAAMAGLEPVIVRCDGDGNVDLEHLREQAAAHGSRLSALMITYPSTHGVFEEAIREICDTVHQEGGQVYMDGANLNAQVGLTSPARIGADVCHLNLHKTFAIPHGGGGPGMGPIAVARHLAEYLPRHPLAVENADGGIAPVAAAPWGSASILLISYAYIRMLGRDGVTDAARYALLNANYIKSRLESAYDVLYTRPNGRVAHELIFDLRPLRESSGVTAQDVAKRLMDYGFHAPTVSFPVPGTLMVEPTESEPLDELDRFCAAMLAIREEIRAVADGRANRDDNVLVNAPHPAADVTADDWSHPYSRQQAAYPLRFVAARKFWPPVSRIDDARGDRNLICACPPVEAWE, from the coding sequence ATGTTCGCAGCCCGTCACATTGGCCCGCGCCGGTCCGACCTGGACGCGATGCTGCAGGCGGTCGGCGCACCGTCCCTTGACGCCCTGACGGATGAGGTCGTGCCGTCCACCATCCGCCTCGATGGTCCGCTGGATCTCCCACCGGCCGAATCGGAGGCGGCGTTCCTTGAACGGATGAGCCGCCTAGCCGAGCGCAACGAGCGCTGGCGGTCGTACATCGGCCTCGGCTACTACGGCACCGTGACGCCGCCGGTACTGCTGCGCAACATGCTGGAGCAGCCGGGCTGGTACACGCCCTACACGCCTTACCAGGCGGAGGTGGCGCAGGGGAGACTCGAGGCGCTCCTGACCTTCCAGACAATGGTCGAGGACCTGACCGGCATGGAAGTGGCGAACGCGTCCCTGCTGGATGAGGCGACCGCCGCGGCAGAGGCGATGGCCATGCTGCACCGACTCCAGGCCCAGCACCGGCGTCGCGCGAACCGATTCCTGGTGTCGGCCGACTGTTTCCCCCAGACTATCGCCGTCATCCGTGGCCGGGCCGAGCCGCTGGGTATTCGCGTCGAGCTGTTTGACCCGGATCGTCTCCACCAAATCGATGCGCCCACCGCCGAAGGGGCACCCGATGGTGTCTTCGGAATCCTCGCGCAGTCCCCCGATGCGTCGGGACGCCTGCGCGACTTGCGACCGGTGACCGGATGGGCCCGTGATGCGGGCGCGCTCGTGGCGGTGGCCTCCGACCTGCTGGCGTTGACCCTGTTGACCCCGCCGGGCGAGTCGGGTGCTGACGTCGTCGTCGGGAGCGCACAGCGTTTCGGTGTGCCGGTCGGCGGCGGAGGACCGCACGCTGCGTTCTTCGCGACGCAGAAGCGCCACGCGCGTCAGATGCCGGGGCGGCTGATCGGTGTTTCGGTCGATTCGCGCGGACGGACGGCGTACCGCATGGCGCTGCAGACGCGCGAGCAGCACATCCGGCGTGAGCGCGCGACATCGAACATCTGCACGGCACAGGCGCTCCTGGCGAACGTCGCGGGTATGTACGCCGTCTGGCACGGACCGGAGGGCTTGCGCCGGATCGCTCGGCGCGTTCATGGGCTGACTCGCGGGCTGGCGGGCCGCCTCGGGTCGCTGGGCTTTTCTCAGCGCAATGACGCGTTCTTCGACACGCTCCGGATCGCTACGAGTGGGAGCCGCACGACTTCACGCGTTCGCGCGGTGGCGGAGACGGCGCGAATCAACCTCCGGTACCACGGCGACGGCGACGTCGGGATCTCGCTTGACGAAACGGTGACCGAGGCGGATGTCGCTGCGATCGTCGACTGCTTTGCCCGGGCCGCGGGAAGCGAAACGAATACCGCCGTCGCCGGCGTCGTTGGAGACGAGGCGCCTCCTGATTGGCCGGCCGCGCTGCAGCGAGTCACGCCGTTCCTGACGCATCCGGTCTTCAACAGTCACCACTCCGAGCTTCAGATGACGCGGTTCCTGAAGCAGCTCGAACGGAAGGACCTCGGTCTCGACACGTCAATGATTCCGCTTGGCTCCTGCACGATGAAGCTGAACGCGGCCGCGGAGATGCTGCCTGTGACATGGCCGGCGTTCGGCCGCGTCCATCCGTATGCGCCTGCGTCGCAGGCGGCCGGCTATCAGCAGATCGTCGATGAACTCCAGGCGATGCTCTGCGCGATTACCGGCTTCGAGGCGGTCTCGCTGCAGCCCAATTCCGGCGCGCAGGGGGAATTCGCCGGGCTGCTTGCGATCCGGGCATACCATCAGGCACGGGGACAATCCGAACGAAACGTCGTCCTGATTCCCGCCTCCGCTCACGGCACGAACCCGGCGAGCGCGGCCATGGCGGGACTCGAACCGGTAATCGTCCGGTGCGACGGCGACGGGAATGTTGATCTGGAGCACCTGCGTGAACAGGCCGCCGCGCACGGATCCCGCCTGAGCGCGCTGATGATTACGTATCCCTCCACTCACGGCGTATTCGAAGAGGCGATACGGGAAATATGCGACACCGTTCACCAGGAGGGCGGCCAGGTCTACATGGATGGCGCCAACCTAAATGCCCAGGTGGGGCTCACATCCCCGGCCCGGATCGGTGCCGACGTCTGCCATCTCAACCTGCACAAGACCTTTGCGATACCGCATGGGGGTGGCGGACCTGGCATGGGACCGATTGCGGTCGCGCGGCACCTGGCGGAGTACCTGCCGCGGCATCCCCTGGCCGTTGAGAATGCCGACGGCGGCATTGCGCCAGTTGCGGCGGCACCGTGGGGGAGCGCGAGCATTCTGCTGATCTCGTACGCCTACATCCGCATGCTGGGCCGCGACGGCGTTACGGACGCAGCCCGTTACGCGCTGCTCAACGCGAACTACATCAAGTCGCGTCTGGAATCAGCCTACGATGTCCTCTACACGCGCCCCAACGGCCGCGTTGCGCACGAGCTGATTTTCGATCTCCGCCCACTGCGCGAGTCGAGCGGCGTCACCGCTCAGGATGTGGCCAAGCGGCTCATGGACTATGGCTTTCACGCGCCGACGGTGTCTTTTCCGGTGCCTGGAACCCTTATGGTGGAGCCGACCGAGAGTGAGCCGCTCGACGAGTTGGATCGCTTCTGCGCCGCGATGCTGGCCATCCGCGAGGAGATCCGGGCGGTCGCCGACGGCCGCGCGAATCGGGACGACAACGTTCTCGTGAATGCGCCGCATCCGGCGGCTGATGTCACGGCCGACGACTGGTCTCATCCGTACTCGCGGCAGCAGGCGGCGTATCCGCTACGGTTCGTTGCCGCCCGCAAGTTCTGGCCACCGGTGAGCCGGATTGACGACGCCCGGGGCGACCGGAACCTCATCTGCGCCTGTCCGCCGGTCGAGGCATGGGAGTAG
- the gcvH gene encoding glycine cleavage system protein GcvH, translated as MSYPTDLRYTKDHEWIRIEGETGRIGVTDYAQQQLGDVVFVDLPEPGATLTKGEQFGSIESVKAVSDLYAPMSGRVVEVNGTLQDQPESVNQDPHGAWMVSIAVDDPSQADDLMDADGYRALIGVA; from the coding sequence ATGAGTTATCCGACCGACTTGCGCTACACGAAAGACCATGAGTGGATCCGGATCGAGGGGGAGACCGGACGCATCGGCGTCACCGACTACGCGCAGCAACAACTGGGCGACGTCGTGTTCGTTGATCTCCCCGAGCCGGGCGCCACGTTGACGAAGGGCGAACAGTTCGGGTCGATTGAATCGGTGAAGGCGGTCTCCGACCTGTATGCCCCGATGAGCGGCCGTGTCGTCGAAGTGAACGGCACGCTTCAGGATCAGCCCGAGTCGGTCAACCAGGATCCGCATGGCGCCTGGATGGTTTCGATTGCCGTGGATGACCCGTCGCAGGCGGACGACCTCATGGACGCCGACGGCTACCGTGCGCTGATCGGCGTCGCGTGA